The following are from one region of the Nerophis ophidion isolate RoL-2023_Sa linkage group LG20, RoL_Noph_v1.0, whole genome shotgun sequence genome:
- the LOC133539198 gene encoding noggin-like, translating into MLSCVVYLCCCLCVCALLYVPAASISNMSTMDAFPAGDQDQEHTSGDSPFLRLRASLPSYSQPLRPYALLTNAEDYIYMPKPRHYRPSRLLRILGSSFDPLWMSIGPLSEGAGVCSDKSSCNALSRDDTLPVKLPNHTTSREDLDIGGSAELREAAARQRNKLERKAADVDLSTLPPDVASSVRAWLVNSATCGLRSQWVDLGPAFWPRWLRRTDCDESERAQRCSFPAGMVCVRAQTKHIKILAWRCLKVRDDESNWFKRDRSEVSMLIGTSEEMRRCLWMAVPYPVVTACACSCQ; encoded by the coding sequence ATGCTCAGTTGTGTTGTCTATCTCTGctgctgcctgtgtgtgtgtgcactcctCTATGTGCCTGCAGCTTCCATCTCCAACATGTCCACCATGGATGCCTTCCCAGCTGGCGATCAAGATCAGGAGCACACTAGTGGGGATTCGCCATTTCTTCGGTTGAGAGCCAGTCTGCCTTCTTACTCACAGCCACTCCGTCCGTACGCCTTACTGACCAATGCAGAGGACTACATCTACATGCCCAAACCAAGACATTACCGCCCTTCACGCCTACTTCGTATTCTGGGATCCTCCTTTGACCCACTCTGGATGTCTATTGGTCCTCTATCTGAAGGCGCTGGGGTCTGCTCCGACAAAAGTAGCTGTAATGCTCTGTCAAGAGATGACACTCTACCTGTCAAATTACCAAACCACACCACCTCCAGAGAAGACTTGGACATTGGTGGTTCTGCAGAGCTGAGGGAGGCAGCCGCACGTCAGAGGAATAAGTTGGAGAGGAAAGCCGCGGATGTGGACCTGAGCACTCTGCCTCCAGATGTTGCCAGCTCTGTCCGAGCCTGGCTGGTGAACTCAGCCACATGTGGATTGCGTTCCCAGTGGGTTGATCTAGGCCCGGCGTTCTGGCCACGTTGGCTCCGGCGGACCGACTGTGACGAGTCGGAAAGGGCGCAAAGATGCTCCTTTCCCGCTGGGATGGTTTGCGTGAGAGCTCAGACAAAGCACATTAAGATTCTGGCTTGGCGTTGCTTGAAAGTCAGAGATGATGAGTCCAATTGGTTCAAAAGGGACAGGTCTGAGGTCAGCATGTTGATAGGGACGAGTGAGGAAATGAGAAGGTGTTTATGGATGGCTGTGCCCTATCCTGTGGTCACAGCGTGTGCATGTTCGTGTCAATGA
- the LOC133539197 gene encoding target of Myb1 membrane trafficking protein-like isoform X2, protein MFSLGEKMEFLIGNAFSTPVGQRIERATSGFLQSEDWGLNMEICDIINETDEGPRDAVKAIKKRIVGNKNFREIMLALTVLESCVKNCGHRFHVLVASQDFVEGVLVRAILPKYNPPTALHDRVLSLIQSWADAFRTSPSLAGVVYVYDDLRRRGLEFPMTDLDALSPIHTPSRTVPEMETPETTDVSPRQSQPQSPSSCPSHNTSPVSQPIEQPNALSAEQKEKLQREVALVKGNLTVMSEMLNELKPGQSPLDDTELLQQLYSVCKNMQTRVVELIPQLQDEGLIEELLVVNDDLNNAFIRYERFDRLNKAQTTNSVQSSVSSPKLIDFTPEPSTLSQPAVITATSQPEANTRASHTQSVNHKEEEEFDMFAQTRDNSLAEQRKSVRYEDPGAVEGLAGALDSRLQVTGSMVQVKNTLQNNVDKWLSSDVQDQSAVSEGVSSEEFDQFLEDRATDQTNHTTCGTLPSTSRLPAQSAKPQDRSHDQLFSL, encoded by the exons AGCGAGCGACCAGTGGCTTTCTGCAGTCAGAGGACTGGGGGCTCAACATGGAGATTTGTGACATCATAAATGAGACGGATGAAGG ACCAAGAGATGCAGTCAAAGCCATTAAGAAGAGAATTGTGGGTAACAAGAACTTCAGAGAAATCATGTTGGCCCTTACA GTTCTAGAGTCATGCGTGAAGAACTGTGGCCACCGCTTTCACGTTCTTGTGGCGTCGCAGGACTTTGTCGAAGGCGTTTTGGTGCGTGCCATTTTGCCCAAATATAACCCGCCCACTGCCCTGCATGACAGGGTGCTCAGTCTCATACAG TCATGGGCTGATGCCTTTCGTACGTCGCCCTCCCTTGCGGGGGTGGTGTATGTTTACGATGATCTAAGGAGACGAGGTTTGGAATTTCCCATGACAGACTTGGATGCGCTGTCGCCCATTCACACGCCCAGCAGG ACGGTCCCAGAAATGGAGACACCTGAGACGACGGATGTGTCTCCCCGTCAGTCACAACCACAATCTCCTTCCAGTTGTCCCAGTCATAATACTTCACCTGTATCTCAACCCATTGAGCAACCAAACGCCCTCTCTGCAGAGCAG AAAGAAAAGCTGCAAAGAGAGGTGGCGCTGGTTAAGGGAAACCTTACTGTGATGTCCGAAATGCTGAATGAACTTAAACCCGGACAGAGCCCGCTGGATGATACAGAACTgctacag CAACTGTACTCAGTGTGTAAGAACATGCAGACTCGAGTGGTGGAGCTCATCCCTCAATTGCAGGATGAAGGACTCATTGAGGAGCTTCTCGTGGTTAATGATGACCTCAACAATGCTTTCATTCGTTATGAGAG gtTTGACAGACTAAACAAGGCACAAACTACAAATAGCGTGCAA AGCTCTGTCAGCAGCCCGAAGCTCATAGACTTTACCCCGGAGCCTTCAACGCTGAGCCAGCCTGCCGTCATCACAGCAACCAGCCAACCCGAAGCCAACACACGAGCCAGTCACACTCAGTCGGTCAACCACA AAGAGGAGGAAGAGTTTGACATGTTTGCCCAAACTCGAGACAATTCCTTAGCAGAGCAGAGAAAAAG CGTCAGGTATGAGGATCCGGGAGCTGTGGAGGGCCTTGCTGGAGCGCTGGACTCAAGGTTGCAGGTCACAGGAAGT ATGGTGCAAGTGAAAAACACACTGCAGAACAATGTGGATAAATGGCTGTCTTCTGATGTG CAAGACCAGTCTGCTGTCAGTGAGGGAGTCTCCAGTGAAG AGTTTGACCAGTTTTTGGAGGATCGGGCAACAGACCAGACTAATCATACGACTTGCGGCACATTGCCCTCCACCTCTAGACTGCCGGCGCAATCGGCAAAGCCACAGGACAGATCACATGACCAGCTTTTTTCACTCTAG
- the LOC133539197 gene encoding target of Myb1 membrane trafficking protein-like isoform X1 has product MFSLGEKMEFLIGNAFSTPVGQRIERATSGFLQSEDWGLNMEICDIINETDEGPRDAVKAIKKRIVGNKNFREIMLALTVLESCVKNCGHRFHVLVASQDFVEGVLVRAILPKYNPPTALHDRVLSLIQSWADAFRTSPSLAGVVYVYDDLRRRGLEFPMTDLDALSPIHTPSRTVPEMETPETTDVSPRQSQPQSPSSCPSHNTSPVSQPIEQPNALSAEQKEKLQREVALVKGNLTVMSEMLNELKPGQSPLDDTELLQQLYSVCKNMQTRVVELIPQLQDEGLIEELLVVNDDLNNAFIRYERFDRLNKAQTTNSVQQSSVSSPKLIDFTPEPSTLSQPAVITATSQPEANTRASHTQSVNHKEEEEFDMFAQTRDNSLAEQRKSVRYEDPGAVEGLAGALDSRLQVTGSMVQVKNTLQNNVDKWLSSDVQDQSAVSEGVSSEEFDQFLEDRATDQTNHTTCGTLPSTSRLPAQSAKPQDRSHDQLFSL; this is encoded by the exons AGCGAGCGACCAGTGGCTTTCTGCAGTCAGAGGACTGGGGGCTCAACATGGAGATTTGTGACATCATAAATGAGACGGATGAAGG ACCAAGAGATGCAGTCAAAGCCATTAAGAAGAGAATTGTGGGTAACAAGAACTTCAGAGAAATCATGTTGGCCCTTACA GTTCTAGAGTCATGCGTGAAGAACTGTGGCCACCGCTTTCACGTTCTTGTGGCGTCGCAGGACTTTGTCGAAGGCGTTTTGGTGCGTGCCATTTTGCCCAAATATAACCCGCCCACTGCCCTGCATGACAGGGTGCTCAGTCTCATACAG TCATGGGCTGATGCCTTTCGTACGTCGCCCTCCCTTGCGGGGGTGGTGTATGTTTACGATGATCTAAGGAGACGAGGTTTGGAATTTCCCATGACAGACTTGGATGCGCTGTCGCCCATTCACACGCCCAGCAGG ACGGTCCCAGAAATGGAGACACCTGAGACGACGGATGTGTCTCCCCGTCAGTCACAACCACAATCTCCTTCCAGTTGTCCCAGTCATAATACTTCACCTGTATCTCAACCCATTGAGCAACCAAACGCCCTCTCTGCAGAGCAG AAAGAAAAGCTGCAAAGAGAGGTGGCGCTGGTTAAGGGAAACCTTACTGTGATGTCCGAAATGCTGAATGAACTTAAACCCGGACAGAGCCCGCTGGATGATACAGAACTgctacag CAACTGTACTCAGTGTGTAAGAACATGCAGACTCGAGTGGTGGAGCTCATCCCTCAATTGCAGGATGAAGGACTCATTGAGGAGCTTCTCGTGGTTAATGATGACCTCAACAATGCTTTCATTCGTTATGAGAG gtTTGACAGACTAAACAAGGCACAAACTACAAATAGCGTGCAA CAGAGCTCTGTCAGCAGCCCGAAGCTCATAGACTTTACCCCGGAGCCTTCAACGCTGAGCCAGCCTGCCGTCATCACAGCAACCAGCCAACCCGAAGCCAACACACGAGCCAGTCACACTCAGTCGGTCAACCACA AAGAGGAGGAAGAGTTTGACATGTTTGCCCAAACTCGAGACAATTCCTTAGCAGAGCAGAGAAAAAG CGTCAGGTATGAGGATCCGGGAGCTGTGGAGGGCCTTGCTGGAGCGCTGGACTCAAGGTTGCAGGTCACAGGAAGT ATGGTGCAAGTGAAAAACACACTGCAGAACAATGTGGATAAATGGCTGTCTTCTGATGTG CAAGACCAGTCTGCTGTCAGTGAGGGAGTCTCCAGTGAAG AGTTTGACCAGTTTTTGGAGGATCGGGCAACAGACCAGACTAATCATACGACTTGCGGCACATTGCCCTCCACCTCTAGACTGCCGGCGCAATCGGCAAAGCCACAGGACAGATCACATGACCAGCTTTTTTCACTCTAG
- the LOC133539197 gene encoding target of Myb1 membrane trafficking protein-like isoform X3, translated as MLALTVLESCVKNCGHRFHVLVASQDFVEGVLVRAILPKYNPPTALHDRVLSLIQSWADAFRTSPSLAGVVYVYDDLRRRGLEFPMTDLDALSPIHTPSRTVPEMETPETTDVSPRQSQPQSPSSCPSHNTSPVSQPIEQPNALSAEQKEKLQREVALVKGNLTVMSEMLNELKPGQSPLDDTELLQQLYSVCKNMQTRVVELIPQLQDEGLIEELLVVNDDLNNAFIRYERFDRLNKAQTTNSVQQSSVSSPKLIDFTPEPSTLSQPAVITATSQPEANTRASHTQSVNHKEEEEFDMFAQTRDNSLAEQRKSVRYEDPGAVEGLAGALDSRLQVTGSMVQVKNTLQNNVDKWLSSDVQDQSAVSEGVSSEEFDQFLEDRATDQTNHTTCGTLPSTSRLPAQSAKPQDRSHDQLFSL; from the exons ATGTTGGCCCTTACA GTTCTAGAGTCATGCGTGAAGAACTGTGGCCACCGCTTTCACGTTCTTGTGGCGTCGCAGGACTTTGTCGAAGGCGTTTTGGTGCGTGCCATTTTGCCCAAATATAACCCGCCCACTGCCCTGCATGACAGGGTGCTCAGTCTCATACAG TCATGGGCTGATGCCTTTCGTACGTCGCCCTCCCTTGCGGGGGTGGTGTATGTTTACGATGATCTAAGGAGACGAGGTTTGGAATTTCCCATGACAGACTTGGATGCGCTGTCGCCCATTCACACGCCCAGCAGG ACGGTCCCAGAAATGGAGACACCTGAGACGACGGATGTGTCTCCCCGTCAGTCACAACCACAATCTCCTTCCAGTTGTCCCAGTCATAATACTTCACCTGTATCTCAACCCATTGAGCAACCAAACGCCCTCTCTGCAGAGCAG AAAGAAAAGCTGCAAAGAGAGGTGGCGCTGGTTAAGGGAAACCTTACTGTGATGTCCGAAATGCTGAATGAACTTAAACCCGGACAGAGCCCGCTGGATGATACAGAACTgctacag CAACTGTACTCAGTGTGTAAGAACATGCAGACTCGAGTGGTGGAGCTCATCCCTCAATTGCAGGATGAAGGACTCATTGAGGAGCTTCTCGTGGTTAATGATGACCTCAACAATGCTTTCATTCGTTATGAGAG gtTTGACAGACTAAACAAGGCACAAACTACAAATAGCGTGCAA CAGAGCTCTGTCAGCAGCCCGAAGCTCATAGACTTTACCCCGGAGCCTTCAACGCTGAGCCAGCCTGCCGTCATCACAGCAACCAGCCAACCCGAAGCCAACACACGAGCCAGTCACACTCAGTCGGTCAACCACA AAGAGGAGGAAGAGTTTGACATGTTTGCCCAAACTCGAGACAATTCCTTAGCAGAGCAGAGAAAAAG CGTCAGGTATGAGGATCCGGGAGCTGTGGAGGGCCTTGCTGGAGCGCTGGACTCAAGGTTGCAGGTCACAGGAAGT ATGGTGCAAGTGAAAAACACACTGCAGAACAATGTGGATAAATGGCTGTCTTCTGATGTG CAAGACCAGTCTGCTGTCAGTGAGGGAGTCTCCAGTGAAG AGTTTGACCAGTTTTTGGAGGATCGGGCAACAGACCAGACTAATCATACGACTTGCGGCACATTGCCCTCCACCTCTAGACTGCCGGCGCAATCGGCAAAGCCACAGGACAGATCACATGACCAGCTTTTTTCACTCTAG